From a region of the Fischerella sp. JS2 genome:
- a CDS encoding FAD-dependent oxidoreductase, with product MSYDYDLFVIGAGPGGVAAAERAAKYGARVAIAERDQVGGTCVVHGCIPEKLMTYAASFSKFFRNADEYGWGKVQTNFDWQQFMAARNHDINHLSQVHTEHLREAGAKLFTENARLLDAHTIDLGDRQYTAEKILLAVGGKATKPGIPGIEYAITTRELLTLKQQPDHLAIVGSNHIAVKLAGIMNGLISKVTLVVAEDNILPVKDEDLRNMIQAEISDLGVRICPNSQVDKIAKADKCLNLTLSCDDRPVEVESIVLPLQYCSNSLLLFNT from the coding sequence ATGAGTTATGATTACGACCTTTTTGTGATTGGTGCAGGGCCAGGAGGTGTTGCAGCTGCCGAACGTGCTGCTAAATATGGGGCGCGAGTAGCGATCGCCGAACGAGATCAAGTGGGTGGAACCTGTGTAGTGCATGGTTGCATACCCGAAAAATTGATGACCTATGCAGCGAGTTTCTCCAAGTTTTTTCGCAATGCTGACGAATATGGCTGGGGTAAGGTACAAACCAACTTTGACTGGCAACAATTTATGGCAGCCAGAAATCATGATATCAATCATCTCTCACAGGTACACACCGAGCATCTGCGAGAAGCTGGAGCAAAACTATTCACAGAAAATGCCCGATTATTAGATGCTCATACTATAGACCTTGGCGATCGCCAATACACTGCTGAAAAAATATTGTTGGCGGTGGGTGGCAAAGCCACCAAACCAGGTATTCCCGGAATTGAATATGCAATTACTACCCGCGAATTACTCACACTTAAGCAGCAACCAGATCATTTAGCAATTGTGGGCAGTAACCATATTGCCGTCAAGCTAGCGGGGATTATGAACGGACTAATATCGAAGGTGACTTTAGTTGTAGCCGAAGATAACATTCTACCCGTCAAAGATGAAGACTTGCGGAATATGATTCAAGCAGAAATTAGCGATTTAGGAGTGAGAATCTGTCCCAACAGTCAGGTTGACAAAATAGCTAAGGCAGACAAATGTTTAAATTTAACTTTGTCCTGTGACGATCGCCCTGTAGAAGTCGAAAGTATCGTGTTACCACTCCAATACTGCTCCAACTCCCTTTTGTTGTTCAACACTTGA
- a CDS encoding efflux RND transporter permease subunit, translated as MLNAILKWSIVQRWIVVLGAIVVTFLGVYNLTQMPLDVFPDFAPPQVEIQTETPGLAPEEVESLITLPIESAVNGTPGVETVRSSSAVGISVVKVIFKWGTNVYQARQLVTERLQQTVQKLPEGVENPQISPISSPIGTVLQYALTTETTPMMEVRRLVDRDITNRLLAVPGVSQVIAYGGDVRQYQVLVDPAKLKAFNVTLEEVTAAARGANVNAAGGFLINPDQEIVIRGVGRIDSIEQLGNSAITARNGTPILLKDVADVRIGAALKRGDGSLNGQRAIAVMVNKQPQYDTPTVTRAIERAMEEVKAGLPKDVKVIETFRQNNFIDAAIANVTSSLRDGIIIVSIILLIFLMNWRTAVITLSAIPLSVLIGMMILALFGQGINTMTLGGLAVAIGSVVDDSIVDMENAYRGLRKNQLAGTPVHPLKVVYDTSVEVRVSVIFSTVIIAVVFAPIFSLTGVEGRIFAPMGIAYLVSIFASTLVAMTLSPALCAILLANRRLPADDTWVSAFSQRLYRQILNFSMRFPTIILAVAAASLVASLVILPSLGRVFLPEFQEPSLVNAVLLYPGSSLEATNQVGFAMQDALKNDKRFKSVQLRSGRAPGDADAGGVNLGHLDVELSAEGLKDRKGSIEKLRAEFAKIPGAAPNIGGFISHRMDEVLSGVRSAIAIKIFGPDLEELRRLGSQVQAAVSNIPGLVDLQLEPQVPIKQLQIQFNREAAARYGLTVGNLSEIVETAFNGRVVSQVLKDQQLFDLVVWLKEDARNNLDIIRNLLVDTPTGQKIPLAQVASIDYGTGPNTINRENVSRLIVVSANLSGRDLGSVIDEIQTQVKNSVQLPTGYFIQYGGQFESEQRATQNLLVFGGLAIVVIGILMYFAVKSVAAMLMIMINLPLAVVGGIFSIALGGGIISVASLVGFITLFGVATRNGLLLVDNYNNKLAQGMTLKEVIFQGSMERLVAILMTALTSALGMVPLVIGTGAGKEILQPLAVVVLGGLFTSTALTLIVLPALYAKFGKLLMPKQMSSVEQQKGVGAVLEW; from the coding sequence ATGCTAAACGCGATTCTCAAGTGGTCGATTGTCCAACGCTGGATAGTTGTGCTGGGGGCAATTGTTGTCACTTTTTTGGGTGTGTATAACCTCACCCAGATGCCTCTAGATGTTTTTCCTGATTTTGCCCCACCCCAAGTAGAAATTCAAACCGAAACCCCAGGACTCGCTCCCGAAGAAGTCGAATCTCTCATTACTTTACCAATCGAAAGCGCAGTCAATGGTACGCCGGGAGTAGAAACTGTGCGTTCTTCCTCGGCTGTTGGTATTTCTGTTGTAAAAGTAATTTTTAAATGGGGTACTAATGTTTATCAAGCACGGCAATTAGTCACAGAACGATTGCAACAAACTGTGCAGAAATTACCAGAAGGTGTGGAAAATCCACAAATTTCTCCAATTTCTTCACCTATTGGTACAGTTCTGCAATATGCCTTAACTACCGAAACAACTCCGATGATGGAAGTGCGGCGTTTGGTTGATCGAGATATTACCAATCGACTGCTAGCTGTACCGGGTGTTTCTCAGGTGATTGCCTATGGTGGTGATGTTCGTCAATATCAGGTTTTAGTCGATCCAGCCAAGCTTAAGGCTTTTAATGTCACTTTAGAAGAAGTCACAGCAGCAGCAAGAGGTGCAAATGTCAATGCTGCAGGTGGCTTTTTAATTAATCCCGACCAAGAAATAGTTATTCGCGGAGTCGGACGCATAGATTCAATTGAACAATTGGGAAATTCGGCAATTACAGCTCGCAATGGTACGCCAATTTTACTCAAAGATGTGGCAGATGTGCGAATTGGTGCAGCCCTCAAGCGTGGAGATGGCAGTTTAAACGGTCAAAGAGCGATCGCAGTGATGGTTAACAAGCAACCCCAATATGATACCCCGACCGTCACCAGAGCGATCGAAAGAGCAATGGAGGAAGTCAAAGCTGGCTTACCCAAAGATGTCAAAGTTATCGAAACCTTCCGCCAGAATAATTTTATCGATGCCGCGATCGCAAATGTGACCAGTTCTCTACGTGATGGTATCATCATCGTTTCGATTATCCTGCTAATATTTTTAATGAACTGGCGTACCGCAGTGATTACCCTGAGTGCCATTCCTTTATCAGTTTTGATTGGGATGATGATTTTGGCCTTATTTGGTCAAGGTATCAATACTATGACATTAGGAGGTTTAGCTGTCGCCATTGGTTCGGTAGTGGATGATTCTATTGTCGATATGGAAAATGCCTACCGGGGTTTGCGAAAGAATCAACTAGCGGGAACTCCTGTGCATCCTTTGAAAGTTGTGTATGATACCTCTGTAGAAGTCAGAGTTAGTGTAATTTTCTCTACCGTAATTATTGCCGTCGTCTTCGCACCCATTTTTTCACTGACAGGCGTGGAAGGTCGGATATTTGCACCGATGGGGATTGCTTACTTAGTGTCAATTTTTGCTTCTACTTTAGTAGCAATGACCCTTTCCCCGGCTTTGTGTGCGATTTTGTTGGCGAACAGACGATTACCAGCAGATGATACTTGGGTAAGTGCTTTCTCACAGCGACTTTATCGACAGATTCTGAATTTTTCGATGCGGTTCCCGACAATTATCTTAGCAGTGGCAGCAGCATCTTTAGTGGCATCTTTAGTTATTCTGCCAAGTTTGGGACGAGTATTTTTGCCGGAGTTTCAAGAACCATCTTTAGTCAACGCAGTGCTTCTGTATCCAGGAAGTTCTCTAGAAGCAACTAATCAAGTTGGATTTGCGATGCAGGATGCTCTCAAAAATGATAAACGATTTAAATCAGTGCAGTTAAGATCCGGACGTGCGCCTGGGGATGCAGATGCAGGTGGGGTTAACTTGGGACATTTGGATGTAGAACTGAGTGCAGAGGGATTGAAAGATAGAAAAGGAAGTATTGAAAAACTGCGAGCCGAATTTGCGAAGATACCCGGTGCTGCGCCCAATATCGGCGGGTTTATTTCTCACCGCATGGATGAAGTATTATCTGGGGTAAGAAGTGCGATCGCTATCAAAATTTTCGGCCCTGATTTGGAAGAACTACGCCGTTTAGGTTCCCAAGTTCAAGCAGCAGTAAGTAACATTCCTGGACTTGTAGACTTACAACTCGAACCCCAAGTCCCGATTAAACAATTACAAATTCAATTTAACCGTGAAGCAGCAGCTCGTTATGGCTTAACTGTAGGTAATCTGAGTGAGATAGTAGAAACTGCTTTCAATGGAAGAGTAGTATCTCAGGTTCTTAAAGACCAACAACTATTTGATTTGGTGGTTTGGTTAAAAGAAGATGCTCGTAATAATTTAGATATTATTCGTAATTTACTAGTAGATACTCCCACAGGTCAAAAAATTCCTCTGGCGCAAGTCGCCAGTATAGATTATGGAACTGGCCCCAATACAATTAACCGCGAAAATGTTTCTCGCCTGATTGTTGTGTCTGCAAACCTATCAGGACGAGATTTAGGTTCTGTGATAGATGAAATTCAAACTCAAGTCAAAAATTCAGTACAACTACCCACAGGTTACTTTATTCAATACGGCGGTCAGTTTGAATCAGAACAACGAGCTACTCAGAATTTACTAGTATTTGGAGGACTGGCAATTGTTGTTATTGGTATATTAATGTACTTTGCTGTTAAATCTGTCGCGGCGATGCTGATGATTATGATTAATTTACCTCTGGCAGTGGTTGGCGGAATCTTTTCCATTGCTTTGGGAGGTGGGATAATTTCTGTAGCTTCCTTGGTAGGCTTTATTACCCTTTTTGGCGTAGCAACACGCAACGGCTTGCTACTGGTAGATAATTACAACAATAAGCTGGCACAGGGAATGACTTTAAAGGAAGTAATTTTTCAGGGATCGATGGAACGCTTAGTAGCTATTTTAATGACAGCTTTGACCTCCGCTTTGGGAATGGTTCCTCTAGTCATTGGTACGGGTGCGGGTAAGGAAATTTTGCAACCTCTAGCGGTGGTGGTACTGGGGGGATTATTTACCTCGACAGCCTTAACATTAATAGTGTTACCTGCTTTATACGCTAAGTTCGGTAAGTTGTTAATGCCAAAACAAATGTCAAGTGTTGAACAACAAAAGGGAGTTGGAGCAGTATTGGAGTGGTAA
- a CDS encoding efflux RND transporter periplasmic adaptor subunit, translating into MPNSYFKPLVAIGSVSGTLLSLILLVTPAVVLGHGGHADEFQGPNQTTQTTDSIQVDAQTAKRLGIKVEPVKRQRLAVGIKTTGQIETLPSQKVEVTTPISGAKVVELLVEPGARVTKGQPVAVVTSPDLVTLRVESQEKLAQAQADLQQAQADLRLAQQNYDRYQQIADSEIAQAQTQVDFAQEKYDKDKQLADAGALPRRNALESQTQLAQAKAELTKAKSRRNVIEAENQLKRAQAAVQLAKSNIHRSNTNYQTRLAQLGNSANAKGLVTVGAPISGKIADREVTIGQTFNDAGGKLMTIVNDSRLFATANIYEKDLGKVKTGQQVSVKVASVPKRTFTGKIAVIGSVVEGETRVVPVKAQINNSGGILKPGMFAELEVLTDQTSAPSLAIPTSAVVDANGRKVVYLQNGNAYQPVEVTLGQTSGDMIEVNSGLFEGDMIVTQRATQLYAQSLRGGSKPKQEEARETPAQTITEPKTPYLLWLLGAGGVAVTATLAFMAGVYITSRRSKSRQLVLVGSSSELDTPAAQTENYHNNSKSPALSASTTDGNEHEDTHFPKS; encoded by the coding sequence ATGCCCAACTCCTATTTCAAGCCACTTGTAGCAATTGGTAGTGTTTCTGGTACACTCCTCAGCTTGATATTACTGGTAACTCCCGCAGTAGTTCTAGGTCATGGCGGACACGCAGACGAATTTCAAGGTCCAAACCAAACCACTCAAACTACTGACTCAATTCAAGTTGATGCACAGACAGCCAAACGGTTGGGAATTAAAGTCGAGCCAGTCAAACGCCAGCGACTAGCTGTAGGAATTAAAACCACTGGACAAATTGAAACTCTTCCTAGCCAAAAAGTGGAAGTGACTACCCCAATATCTGGGGCGAAGGTGGTTGAATTGCTGGTGGAACCTGGTGCAAGGGTAACAAAAGGTCAACCCGTTGCCGTTGTTACTAGCCCTGATTTGGTAACATTGCGGGTGGAGTCTCAGGAAAAATTAGCACAAGCTCAAGCTGATTTACAGCAAGCACAAGCAGACTTGAGGCTGGCTCAACAAAACTACGATCGCTATCAACAAATAGCTGACTCTGAAATTGCTCAAGCACAAACTCAAGTTGACTTTGCCCAAGAAAAGTACGACAAAGACAAGCAGTTAGCTGATGCTGGTGCTTTACCCCGTCGTAATGCTTTAGAATCTCAAACCCAACTAGCTCAAGCTAAAGCAGAACTAACCAAAGCCAAGAGCCGTCGAAACGTGATTGAGGCAGAAAATCAACTCAAACGCGCTCAAGCCGCAGTTCAACTAGCAAAATCAAATATTCATCGCAGTAATACTAATTATCAAACTCGACTTGCTCAACTAGGAAACAGTGCCAACGCTAAGGGACTAGTAACAGTAGGCGCTCCCATCTCCGGTAAAATTGCTGATAGAGAAGTAACTATTGGTCAAACATTTAATGATGCTGGCGGCAAATTGATGACGATTGTCAACGATAGCCGACTGTTTGCCACAGCTAATATTTATGAAAAAGATTTAGGCAAAGTTAAGACAGGTCAACAGGTAAGTGTCAAAGTTGCTTCTGTACCTAAGCGCACTTTTACAGGAAAAATTGCCGTAATTGGGTCTGTGGTAGAAGGCGAAACGCGGGTAGTACCTGTAAAAGCCCAAATAAATAACTCAGGCGGAATCCTTAAACCAGGGATGTTTGCAGAACTAGAAGTCCTGACAGACCAAACCTCAGCACCTAGTTTGGCTATTCCCACTTCAGCAGTAGTTGACGCGAATGGTAGAAAAGTTGTGTATTTGCAAAATGGTAATGCTTACCAACCTGTAGAAGTTACTTTAGGACAAACTTCTGGGGACATGATTGAGGTTAACAGTGGCTTATTCGAGGGAGATATGATTGTTACCCAGCGTGCTACTCAACTTTATGCACAATCTCTGCGAGGGGGTAGCAAACCAAAACAAGAAGAAGCGAGAGAAACTCCTGCACAGACAATAACAGAGCCTAAAACACCATACTTGCTATGGCTGTTAGGAGCAGGTGGAGTAGCTGTGACTGCTACTTTAGCTTTCATGGCTGGTGTTTACATCACAAGTCGTCGCAGCAAGTCACGTCAGCTAGTGCTAGTAGGTAGTTCGTCGGAGTTAGATACACCCGCTGCTCAAACAGAAAATTATCACAATAATTCTAAATCGCCAGCCTTATCTGCTTCGACCACCGATGGAAATGAGCATGAAGATACTCATTTTCCAAAATCTTAA
- a CDS encoding metallophosphoesterase family protein produces MTVIYPEAEQGTVIENLQIVRGPYLQQGTSSSIIIRWATNAPVQGVVWYGTDPDRLCFQHQQTTITSDHIVKLSGLTKDTKYYYAIGTVAGIQIGGTEDYFFVTAPSQESVSVGLRTMRIWVLGDAGRGNDVAASVRDGYLKFIQTRHTDLWLMLGDNAYDTGTYEEYQRGIFDMYPQLLRSSVLWTAIGNHDAGCANSQLQTGPYYELFTLPTRGEAGGVPSLSAAYYSFDYGNIHFICLDSYGSDRSSSGRMLSWLADDLTASNQDWKVAFWHHPPYTKGSHDSDTEIELIEMRELVLPILEEANVDMVLCGHSHSYERSYLINGHYGSSDSFDEQMKKDAGSGREDESGVYQKPLLASHAGTVYIVAGTSALADHVSPHPAMYTSLSIPGSLVLDVQGKRLDVKFIDCHGQVNDYFTIKKQ; encoded by the coding sequence ATGACGGTAATCTATCCTGAAGCAGAACAAGGAACTGTCATTGAGAATTTACAAATTGTTAGGGGCCCGTATCTGCAACAAGGTACTTCCTCTAGCATTATTATCCGTTGGGCTACTAATGCTCCTGTTCAAGGGGTGGTGTGGTACGGTACAGATCCTGACAGACTTTGTTTCCAACACCAACAAACAACGATTACATCCGACCACATAGTCAAACTCAGTGGACTCACAAAAGACACGAAATATTACTACGCAATTGGAACAGTAGCAGGAATACAGATAGGAGGAACTGAAGATTACTTTTTTGTAACTGCGCCATCACAAGAGTCAGTATCTGTTGGACTCCGAACAATGCGAATTTGGGTTTTAGGGGATGCGGGACGCGGAAATGATGTGGCTGCATCTGTGCGGGATGGATATTTGAAATTTATACAGACGCGCCATACTGATTTATGGCTAATGCTTGGTGATAATGCTTATGACACTGGCACTTATGAGGAGTATCAGCGAGGGATATTTGATATGTATCCCCAACTCCTACGCAGTAGTGTTTTGTGGACTGCTATCGGTAATCATGATGCTGGGTGCGCTAATTCACAGTTGCAAACAGGGCCATATTATGAACTGTTTACTCTACCAACTCGTGGGGAAGCAGGTGGTGTGCCATCTTTGAGTGCAGCCTATTACTCATTCGATTATGGCAACATCCACTTTATTTGTCTTGACTCCTATGGTAGCGATCGCTCTAGTTCTGGGAGAATGTTGAGTTGGTTAGCAGATGATTTAACAGCATCTAATCAGGATTGGAAGGTTGCTTTTTGGCATCACCCCCCATACACAAAAGGATCACACGATTCTGATACTGAGATTGAGTTAATTGAAATGAGAGAGCTTGTCCTTCCTATTTTGGAAGAGGCGAATGTAGACATGGTACTATGCGGTCACAGCCACTCCTATGAACGTTCCTACCTGATTAACGGGCATTATGGAAGTTCGGATTCTTTTGATGAACAAATGAAAAAAGATGCTGGTAGTGGGCGAGAAGACGAATCTGGAGTTTATCAAAAACCTCTTTTAGCTTCCCATGCGGGAACAGTATATATTGTTGCAGGCACTTCGGCTTTGGCTGATCATGTATCACCGCATCCGGCAATGTATACTTCACTCAGCATTCCTGGGTCGCTTGTATTGGATGTACAAGGTAAAAGGCTTGATGTCAAATTTATTGATTGCCATGGCCAAGTAAACGATTACTTCACTATTAAAAAGCAATAA
- the trxB gene encoding thioredoxin-disulfide reductase, translating into MTNPNVENVVIIGSGPAGYTAAIYAGRANLKPIVFEGFQAGGLPGGQLMTTTEVENFPGFPKGITGPELMDLMKAQAERWGAELYTEDVIEVDLSQRPFTVRSEEREFKTHSLIIATGATARRLGLANEHLFWSRGISACAICDGATPIFHGAELAVVGGGDSAAEEAIYLTKYGSKVNLLVRSEKMRASKAMQDRVLSNPKIHVHWNTEPVDVFGNGHMEGVTIRNNKTGEESQLHVKGLFYAIGHTPNTSLFKGQIELDEVGYIVTKPGSPETSLEGVFAAGDVQDHEYRQAITAAGSGCMAAMLAERWLSANGLIQEFHQVSQTPDNELEPQPTSNRTPTDDEFDLNATRHQGSYSLRKLFHESDRLIVVKYVAPGCGPCHTLKPILNKVVDEFDGKIHFVEIDIDKDREIAENAGISGTPTIQFFKNKELLKEVKGVKQKSEYRQLIESYL; encoded by the coding sequence ATGACTAACCCAAATGTAGAAAACGTGGTAATCATAGGTTCTGGCCCAGCAGGCTACACAGCTGCTATTTACGCAGGACGTGCCAACCTGAAACCAATTGTATTTGAGGGCTTCCAAGCCGGGGGTTTGCCTGGTGGACAGTTGATGACAACAACGGAAGTAGAAAACTTTCCTGGCTTTCCCAAAGGGATTACTGGGCCAGAACTGATGGACTTGATGAAGGCTCAAGCGGAACGTTGGGGTGCTGAGCTATATACAGAAGACGTGATTGAAGTAGATTTGAGTCAGCGTCCATTTACAGTCCGCTCAGAGGAACGGGAATTTAAAACCCATAGTTTAATTATTGCCACAGGTGCAACAGCTAGGCGTTTGGGTTTAGCCAATGAGCATCTATTTTGGAGCCGGGGTATTTCTGCTTGTGCCATTTGCGATGGCGCTACGCCAATTTTTCACGGGGCTGAATTAGCTGTGGTGGGTGGTGGCGACTCAGCAGCAGAGGAGGCTATTTATCTAACTAAATATGGTTCTAAGGTAAATTTGCTTGTACGCTCGGAAAAGATGCGAGCTTCTAAAGCTATGCAAGACCGAGTTTTGAGTAACCCCAAAATCCATGTTCATTGGAACACTGAACCTGTAGATGTGTTCGGTAACGGTCACATGGAAGGAGTGACGATTCGTAACAACAAGACTGGGGAAGAAAGCCAACTACACGTCAAGGGTTTATTTTACGCCATTGGTCACACTCCCAACACCTCTTTATTTAAAGGACAAATAGAACTTGATGAGGTGGGTTACATAGTCACTAAACCTGGCTCACCAGAAACAAGTTTAGAAGGTGTTTTTGCTGCTGGTGACGTGCAGGATCATGAATATCGCCAAGCCATTACCGCAGCAGGTAGTGGTTGTATGGCAGCGATGTTAGCAGAACGGTGGTTATCTGCCAATGGCTTAATTCAGGAGTTTCATCAAGTCTCACAAACTCCAGATAATGAATTAGAGCCTCAGCCTACCTCTAACCGTACTCCTACTGACGATGAATTTGATCTAAATGCAACACGTCATCAGGGAAGTTATTCTCTGCGGAAGCTTTTCCACGAAAGCGATCGCCTGATTGTTGTCAAATACGTCGCCCCTGGTTGCGGCCCTTGCCATACTCTAAAACCCATACTTAATAAAGTAGTAGATGAATTTGACGGCAAAATTCACTTTGTGGAAATTGATATCGACAAAGATCGAGAAATTGCTGAAAACGCGGGCATTAGTGGAACTCCTACAATTCAGTTCTTTAAGAATAAGGAACTGTTAAAAGAAGTCAAGGGCGTGAAGCAAAAGAGTGAGTATCGCCAGTTGATTGAGAGTTATTTGTAG
- a CDS encoding ABC transporter permease, translating to MTVVKTQLPRFLNFAKSPNLSQKLMVVGLVITIFFIFLALFAPVFQAWGWLQDPTDFLSNPIHSPPSAKHWFGTSRLGYDVFSRTIFGIQAALQVVLLATALSMVVGVPLGMVSGYIGGKLDKTLLFLMDSIYTLPGLLLSVTLAFVVGRGILNAAIAISIAYIPQYYRVVRNHTVSVKTEVYIEAAQAIGANTWQVLSRYLFFNVIQSVPVLFTLNAADAILVLGGLGFLGLGLPEEVPEWGRDLKQALEALPTGIWWTTLFPGLGLTLMVVGLSLLGEGLNEFINPRLRKENGIRK from the coding sequence ATGACTGTTGTAAAAACTCAACTGCCAAGATTTTTAAATTTTGCTAAAAGTCCTAACCTCTCCCAAAAATTAATGGTTGTGGGTTTAGTGATTACCATCTTCTTTATATTTTTAGCGTTATTTGCTCCTGTATTTCAGGCTTGGGGATGGCTACAAGATCCCACAGATTTCTTGAGTAACCCCATTCATAGCCCACCGTCAGCCAAGCATTGGTTTGGTACTAGTCGCCTTGGTTATGATGTTTTCTCACGTACAATATTTGGCATCCAAGCAGCGTTGCAAGTAGTTTTGCTAGCAACAGCCCTAAGTATGGTTGTGGGTGTGCCATTGGGAATGGTGAGTGGCTATATTGGGGGTAAATTAGATAAAACCTTGCTGTTTTTGATGGATAGCATCTACACTTTACCAGGATTATTACTTTCGGTAACACTAGCGTTTGTAGTGGGACGGGGAATTTTGAATGCAGCGATCGCAATTAGTATTGCTTACATTCCCCAATATTACCGTGTTGTCCGTAATCATACTGTGAGTGTCAAAACAGAAGTATATATCGAAGCCGCCCAAGCGATCGGTGCTAATACCTGGCAAGTCCTTTCTCGCTACCTCTTTTTCAACGTCATTCAAAGCGTACCCGTGCTATTTACCCTCAACGCCGCCGATGCAATTTTGGTCTTAGGTGGTTTGGGATTTTTAGGTTTAGGATTACCCGAAGAAGTACCAGAATGGGGACGCGACTTAAAGCAAGCTTTGGAAGCCCTACCCACAGGCATTTGGTGGACTACCCTTTTCCCTGGCTTAGGTTTAACACTCATGGTTGTAGGGTTATCACTACTTGGTGAAGGGTTAAACGAATTTATCAATCCGCGTTTGCGGAAAGAAAATGGAATCCGGAAATAA
- a CDS encoding ROK family protein, translating into MTPEVIGIDLGGTAIKLGRFTADGTCLKSLTVATPQPATPEAVIATMVDAIAQLDPLSQAVAIGVGTPGPADATRRIAKLAINLPRWVDVPLADALEAKIGKPTILDNDANCAGLGEAWLGTGRHFQNFILLTLGTGVGGAIFIDNKLFVGHYGAAGELGLITFNPDGTMCNSGNKGSLEQHVSITAIRRRTGKEPSQLSVLAQSGDAAALNFWQEYGRDLGIGLTSLIYVLTPQAIIIGGGVSASAKFFLPAAKAEIEKRVLPTSRVDLQILPAALGNSAGMLGAARLAWGMVGRWGDGV; encoded by the coding sequence GTGACACCAGAAGTAATTGGTATTGACTTGGGGGGAACGGCAATTAAGCTGGGACGGTTTACAGCTGATGGCACTTGCCTAAAATCCTTAACTGTAGCAACTCCCCAACCAGCAACTCCAGAAGCAGTGATAGCAACAATGGTAGATGCGATCGCCCAATTAGATCCACTCAGCCAGGCTGTTGCTATTGGTGTTGGTACTCCCGGCCCTGCGGATGCAACTAGGCGCATTGCTAAATTAGCTATTAATCTGCCAAGATGGGTTGATGTCCCTCTTGCTGATGCTTTAGAAGCGAAAATTGGCAAACCAACGATTCTCGATAATGATGCCAATTGTGCAGGTTTGGGAGAAGCTTGGCTAGGAACCGGTCGCCACTTTCAAAATTTTATCTTATTAACTTTGGGGACTGGCGTTGGTGGGGCAATTTTTATTGATAATAAATTATTTGTCGGACATTACGGTGCTGCTGGGGAATTAGGTTTAATTACATTCAACCCAGATGGAACCATGTGTAACAGTGGCAACAAAGGTTCGTTAGAACAGCATGTTTCAATTACAGCAATTCGTCGCCGCACTGGAAAAGAACCCTCACAATTAAGCGTTTTGGCACAATCTGGAGACGCCGCCGCCTTAAATTTTTGGCAAGAATACGGTAGAGATTTAGGTATTGGTTTAACAAGTTTGATTTACGTACTGACACCACAAGCGATTATTATTGGTGGGGGTGTTAGCGCTAGTGCTAAGTTTTTTTTACCAGCTGCCAAAGCAGAAATTGAGAAACGAGTCTTACCCACATCTCGCGTAGATTTACAAATTTTGCCAGCCGCATTAGGAAACTCTGCGGGAATGTTGGGTGCAGCGAGGTTGGCGTGGGGGATGGTGGGGAGGTGGGGTGATGGGGTGTAG